One Glycine max cultivar Williams 82 chromosome 6, Glycine_max_v4.0, whole genome shotgun sequence DNA segment encodes these proteins:
- the LOC100800312 gene encoding uncharacterized protein LOC100800312, protein MAAEHVLRLLDSFWFEASILSNKTLSNSISHDHNKVVEEVLPLDDAKLLLVPTPTLEVRSYSDQNLDSTTCLLCDYSQSPNSVLTPQRLRTIPSEREIREFSSGNHGKEGMSIKRKQKSFGHGRRARKVRTSRSLSELEFKELKGFMDLGFVFSEEDKDSKLASLIPGLQRLGREEDEEGQGDDQSVVSDNNNKPYLSEAWDVLDQREMGNPLLNWRVPARGNEIDMKDNLRFWAHTVASIVR, encoded by the coding sequence ATGGCTGCAGAACATGTTCTGAGGTTGCTAGATTCCTTCTGGTTTGAGGCTTCAATTCTCTCTAACAAAACCCTTTCAAATTCAATCTCTCATGATCACAATAAGGTGGTGGAGGAAGTGCTTCCTCTTGATGATGCAAAGCTTCTACTAGTTCCAACTCCTACCCTTGAAGTTAGGTCCTATAGTGACCAAAACTTGGACTCCACAACATGTCTTTTGTGTGATTATTCCCAATCACCAAATTCTGTGCTCACCCCACAAAGGCTTAGGACAATCCCTTCTGAGAGGGAAATCAGAGAATTCTCTAGTGGAAATCATGGAAAAGAAGGGATGAGCattaagagaaaacaaaaaagcttTGGTCATGGAAGAAGGGCAAGGAAAGTGAGAACCAGCAGGAGCCTATCAGAGCTTGAGTTTAAGGAGCTAAAAGGGTTTATGGATTTGGGGTTTGTGTTCTCTGAGGAGGACAAGGACTCAAAATTGGCCTCTTTGATACCTGGCTTGCAGAGACTGggaagagaagaagatgaagaagggcAGGGTGATGATCAAAGTGTGGTttctgataataataataagcctTATTTGTCTGAGGCTTGGGATGTTTTGGACCAAAGGGAGATGGGAAATCCTTTGTTGAATTGGAGGGTACCAGCTAGGGGTAATGAAATTGACATGAAAGACAATCTTAGGTTCTGGGCTCACACTGTGGCATCCATTGTAAGATAA
- the LOC100799247 gene encoding KDEL-tailed cysteine endopeptidase CEP1-like precursor: MSSFSQNPYVLVLFLVLTVWISRVMSRGLITSERHEKWMAQYGKVYKDAAEKEKRFQVFKNNVQFIESFNAAGDKPFNLSINQFADLHDEEFKALLNNVQKKASRVETATETSFRYENVTKIPSTMDWRKRGAVTPIKDQGYTCGSCWAFATVATVESLHQITTGELVSLSEQELVDCVRGDSEGCRGGYVENAFEFIANKGGITSEAYYPYKGKDRSCKVKKETHGVARIIGYESVPSNSEKALLKAVANQPVSVYIDAGAIAFKFYSSGIFEARNCGTHLDHAVAVVGYGKLRDGTKYWLVKNSWSTAWGEKGYMRIKRDIRAKKGLCGIASNASYPIA; this comes from the exons ATGAGTTCATTTAGCCAAAATCCCTATGTTTTAGTTCTGTTCCTCGTTCTCACTGTGTGGATATCCCGTGTAATGTCTCGCGGGCTCATTACATCTGAGAGACATGAGAAATGGATGGCACAATATGGTAAGGTTTACAAGGATGCTGCAGAGAAGGAGAAACGTTTCCAAGTATTCAAAAACAATGTGCAGTTCATTGAGTCATTCAATGCTGCTGGGGACAAACCTTTCAACCTTAGCATTAACCAATTTGCGGACCTTCATGATGAAGAATTTAAGGCTTTACTAAACAATGTTCAGAAAAAGGCAAGTAGGGTGGAGACAGCAACAGAAACATCGTTTAGGTATGAGAATGTAACTAAGATTCCTTCTACCATGGACTGGAGGAAAAGAGGTGCTGTCACTCCAATCAAGGACCAAGGCTACACATGTG GAAGTTGTTGGGCATTTGCAACTGTGGCTACTGTCGAGAGTCTCCATCAAATAACTACAGGTGAATTGGTGTCCCTATCAGAGCAAGAACTAGTAGATTGTGTTAGAGGTGACAGTGAAGGTTGCCGTGGTGGTTATGTGGAAAATGCCTTTGAATTTATTGCTAATAAAGGTGGAATAACAAGTGAAGCATACTATCCTTACAAAGGAAAAGATAGAAGTTGTAAGGTTAAGAAGGAGACTCATGGTGTGGCACGGATTATAGGGTATGAGAGTGTTCCTTCTAATAGTGAAAAGGCACTCCTAAAAGCTGTGGCAAATCAACCAGTTTCAGTTTATATTGATGCAGGAGcaattgctttcaaattttactCAAGTGGGATTTTTGAAGCAAGAAATTGTGGAACTCATCTAGACCATGCTGTTGCAGTTGTTGGTTATGGTAAACTTCGTGATGGTACAAAGTATTGGCTAGTAAAAAATTCATGGAGCACTGCATGGGGTGAGAAAGGGTACATGAGGATCAAGCGAGACATACGTGCCAAGAAAGGCTTATGTGGAATTGCTTCAAATGCCTCTTATCCAATCGCTTAA
- the LOC100799778 gene encoding chaperone protein dnaJ C76, chloroplastic isoform X2 has protein sequence MAQLLSPVYTEPLKSNLSSISSWRMLPKTATPSNFVTHNGKRRGCGRLPDATPGQIKKAYYNCMKACHPDLSDNDPEATNFCTFINEVYGVLSDPIQRMIYDEIHGYSLTSINPFLDDSSPKDHVFVDEFSCIGCKNCANVACDVFGIEEEFGRARVYSQCGKPELVQQAIDSCPVDCIHWTSAAQLSLLEDEMRRVERVNVALMLSGMGSASDVFRMASSRWEKRQAKVLEQARLRMMKEKGSDKTDMFWNNLWGKPKDLSSEEEIKERAKRAAAAARRWREYSRRGVDKPPTFKLPETASSKD, from the exons ATGGCTCAGTTGTTGTCTCCAGTGTACACTGAACCTCTCAAATCGAATTTAAGTTCCATAAGCTCATGGAGGATGCTACCAAAGACTGCAACTCCTTCGAATTTTGTAACACACAATGGCAAACGAAGAGGGTGTGGAAGG CTTCCAGATGCCACTCCAGGGCAGATCAAGAAAGCGTACTACAATTGCATGAAAGCTTGCCACCCGGATTTGAGTGACAATGATCCTGAGGCTACAAATTTCTGCACGTTTATCAATGAAGTATATGGG GTGCTCAGTGATCCCATCCAGCGTATGATTTATGATGAAATTCATGGGTATTCTTTGACTTCAATCAATCCTTTTCTAGATGATTCTAGTCCAAAGGATCATGTTTTTGTTGATGAATTCAGCTGCATAG GCTGCAAAAACTGTGCCAATGTAGCTTGTGATGTGTTTGGAATAGAGGAAGAGTTTGGAAGAGCCAGAGTGTACAGCCAATGCGGGAAGCCTGAATTGGTTCAACAGGCTATTGATAGTTG CCCTGTTGACTGCATTCATTGGACATCAGCTGCACAACTATCATTGCTTGAAGACGAAATGCGCCGCGTAGAAAGAGTCAAT GTTGCCCTAATGCTTTCAGGAATGGGATCAGCATCTGATGTTTTCAGAATG GCAAGTTCCCGATGGGAAAAGAGACAGGCAAAAGTCTTG GAACAAGCAAGATTGAGAATGATGAAGGAAAAAGGTTCTGATAAAACAGATATGTTCTGGAACAATCTATGGGGCAAACCAAAAGACTTAAGTTCAG AGGAGGAAATCAAAGAAAGAGCAAAAAgggctgctgctgctgctagaAGATGGAGGGAATACTCAAGAAGAGGTGTTGATAAGCCTCCCACATTTAAACTTCCAGAGACAGCCTCCAGCAAGGACTAG
- the LOC100799778 gene encoding chaperone protein dnaJ C76, chloroplastic isoform X1 has protein sequence MAQLLSPVYTEPLKSNLSSISSWRMLPKTATPSNFVTHNGKRRGCGRVRVASEEKSFSTSGTAVVDDYYAVLGLLPDATPGQIKKAYYNCMKACHPDLSDNDPEATNFCTFINEVYGVLSDPIQRMIYDEIHGYSLTSINPFLDDSSPKDHVFVDEFSCIGCKNCANVACDVFGIEEEFGRARVYSQCGKPELVQQAIDSCPVDCIHWTSAAQLSLLEDEMRRVERVNVALMLSGMGSASDVFRMASSRWEKRQAKVLEQARLRMMKEKGSDKTDMFWNNLWGKPKDLSSEEEIKERAKRAAAAARRWREYSRRGVDKPPTFKLPETASSKD, from the exons ATGGCTCAGTTGTTGTCTCCAGTGTACACTGAACCTCTCAAATCGAATTTAAGTTCCATAAGCTCATGGAGGATGCTACCAAAGACTGCAACTCCTTCGAATTTTGTAACACACAATGGCAAACGAAGAGGGTGTGGAAGGGTAAGAGTTGCTTCTGAGGAAAAATCTTTTTCAACGAGTGGCACTGCTGTTGTAGATGACTACTATGCAGTTTTGGGTCTG CTTCCAGATGCCACTCCAGGGCAGATCAAGAAAGCGTACTACAATTGCATGAAAGCTTGCCACCCGGATTTGAGTGACAATGATCCTGAGGCTACAAATTTCTGCACGTTTATCAATGAAGTATATGGG GTGCTCAGTGATCCCATCCAGCGTATGATTTATGATGAAATTCATGGGTATTCTTTGACTTCAATCAATCCTTTTCTAGATGATTCTAGTCCAAAGGATCATGTTTTTGTTGATGAATTCAGCTGCATAG GCTGCAAAAACTGTGCCAATGTAGCTTGTGATGTGTTTGGAATAGAGGAAGAGTTTGGAAGAGCCAGAGTGTACAGCCAATGCGGGAAGCCTGAATTGGTTCAACAGGCTATTGATAGTTG CCCTGTTGACTGCATTCATTGGACATCAGCTGCACAACTATCATTGCTTGAAGACGAAATGCGCCGCGTAGAAAGAGTCAAT GTTGCCCTAATGCTTTCAGGAATGGGATCAGCATCTGATGTTTTCAGAATG GCAAGTTCCCGATGGGAAAAGAGACAGGCAAAAGTCTTG GAACAAGCAAGATTGAGAATGATGAAGGAAAAAGGTTCTGATAAAACAGATATGTTCTGGAACAATCTATGGGGCAAACCAAAAGACTTAAGTTCAG AGGAGGAAATCAAAGAAAGAGCAAAAAgggctgctgctgctgctagaAGATGGAGGGAATACTCAAGAAGAGGTGTTGATAAGCCTCCCACATTTAAACTTCCAGAGACAGCCTCCAGCAAGGACTAG